The sequence tcatttaacagaattaaatatttaattaaaaattttacaaaaagacagaatttaaaataatatttacccaaaACAATATCAAGACATGTCATTTATgtaagtaattattttttataacaattatTCAATTGATGTAGAATTTGATACTTAAatacaacaacaaaaatacaaattagGAGCAAAGCAACCGATTtgtttttagcatttctcatattAAACAACTGTATAAATCATAGTACTAAAATTACTCTAAAAATCTAAATAACAAAaacatgtatatattatattatattattagctAAACCatacataaattaaatatataattatataataatcaatTGATTAAAGAAGCAATGGCTAAACAATTACTAGCCATCTTCCTAAgcttatcatcatacttaaacaATGGCGAATCTCCATCAAAAGAGTCTTCACAATTCTCCGAATCAGTCACCACCGCACTCATCATACTATTCACCGTCCCAATATCTCGACTCCCCACCGCTTCATTAGCATTTTCAAGGTTAGAAATGGCATCATCATAGATCTCTTTACAGCTCTCCAACGACATCACATCTCCCTTCGACGCTCCCGGAGCCGCCGCCAGCTTCGACGCCATGGCCAGAGCTTTCTTGGCGTGAACAGTCGTCGCCTTAATAGCCAGACCCAGAAGAGAAATCGGCTCCGCTTTCCCTCTCCCACTCAAAAATGGGGTTAACGAAGCAACGCAGAGAGAAGGGTAATCGGTGTTGTCGCAGATTTTCTTAATCTCCGGCGGAGTTGTCGTCGGTGGCTGTGTGGGAATCGGCATTGATGATGAACGTGAGAAGATGTAGTCGTTGCTTTTGGGGTCGTCGTTgtcggtggtggtggtgggttGGTTAGGGTTTGGTTTAACGGCAAACGTTTGCTGAGATTTTGACGGTGACGGAAGTTTTGGATTCTGTTTTGGTGGGGTTGAAACAGAGGAAGAAGACGACGCCGTTTTGGATTTTGTTAAGTAAAGTCCGAAGAGTGTGTTGTTTCGGCTTACGCAAAATGCGGTTGGTGAGTTAAAGAGAATGAAGAATAAGAAGATGATGAATGAGTTTGAGAACAGTGGTGGTCGGACGCCATTGTTGAGCTTGAGCTTCATTTTAAGCTTTAGCTGTTCCTCCATTGTTGTTATTATGATTTTGGAAAGAGAGaataattaagaagaaaaattaataaagaagtaATATGGAAGAAGATAATGAAAGTAAGAAtttcttttcttgttttttGATTTTGGTTTGTACAAAATTGGTTGGTTTTGAGTTAAATTAGGAAACTTTGGAAATATTATTAGCCGTGTAAATATTTTGATGATCTTGCCTTATGTTTAgtagtttttctttgtttagtgAAGATTTTTTGCTATTATTAACAATAATATTGATAATGCATGCTTATTTACTTAAAATAACAATTATAGGTgcattaatcatttatatttccTAAACTAGATTTTGGTAAGTTActctttaaattttatttttttctaaattgattcttaaattatataagtTTTAGCAAATTGgtctttaaattttattttttttagtaaattagtctctaaatttttcttagaaacattaaattcttaatcttaaatgattgtattttatttatttatttattaatttagttttatattaatttttaatatgccaaaatatgatgaaaaaacaaatcaaaacatattttttaaaatatatggaaataagaaaaaatgtatattatttatttatatttatttttttttttaaaataatcattCTCATCAAATATTTTGCGTTAACTATataagttaataaatttttttagtaaattgcggcataaatactttccgattttatacacttaaatatttaatgtttatttttggtgacaaaaatacctaatgttacaattctcttacaccgttaTTACCACTTCCGttattaactcataaatatagacacgtggagggcccaaatgcattacatttatttattttattttaaaatttaatattacttaatataaaaaactaaatattacttatttttttaaaaaataagagagatgcaatactaaattaaCATAGCTGAGTGAACCAGTGTAGTATATAGAATATGATTATCAAATTCAAGTGTCAATATCATATAAAAATTGTTAATGAGAACACGttttttttaaacaagtaacatttagtttctgatattaagaatattaagttttaaaataaaataaaaataaatgtaatgcatttgAACCCTTcacgtgtccatatttatgaaTTAACAAAAGTGGTAAtaacggtgtaagagaattgtaacattaggtatttttgcctccaaaaataaacattaggtatttaagtgtataaaatctgaaacattatgtatttatgccgcaatttacccaAAACTTTTAGATTTTCtaatgggaaatttgaatttccataCTTAAAACACCTTATAATTTTTCCTTTAAATGCatagttattaaaattggtCATATATGGCCACTTTACTAATTTTCCAAAACTACTCCTCACATTTGAAATCCTAATCTCAGCCTCTCTCTCAACTCACGGCAACCCACGAAATCCCCAACCCCCAGCAGACGTCGACCGGTCTCAACCCACGCTCAACCCACGACCGTCAACGCTCAACCCACGACCGTCGACGCTCAACCCTCGACCATCAACGCTCAGCCCGCGACCACGGTGGTGACCCGAAGCGAAAATGTCCAAGGTatgttgtgttttttttttgtttttttagaaagggttaaaaaatttattttgtttgggATTGTTTGTGAAACATTaatgtattggtttaagaatttttttgtgAAAATAGGATTCGGATCCGTGAATGGAGAAGAGATTGGCGTTTCGGATCTGGGGAAGAAGATGGTTCgatggtccgatggtccgactTTGTGGGTCCGATGGTGTCCGACTGTATgagtccgatgggtccgatggggccaATGGAGGGGTCCGAATATGGGGTCTGACGGGTCCGATGGGGTTCGACGGGTCCGATGGGGGGTCCGATGCACGTGCGGGTTGGGAAAAAATGGGATTGAGTTATGTGAGGgttatttttgagtttttttataaaagtgtcatattttttttaatttaaaatgtattggtttaagaataaaatattagaatttttaaagtataatttttctaatttctctttgtaaattcccaacaaaaaaacaaaataaataaagtaaagcGGGCAGAGTCTCAGAAAGCAGGCCCATAGATCTGGGTGGGCTTTTACCATTATTTGAGGCCCATTCAAATGTCTGAATAATTCACTCCATAACAATGTGTGCTCTGCTCTCTATCTAATATCTACTCTTAAAGCTTTgaagaaaatttaaataataataataataataataataataataataataaagaaaagaaatgaagataaaaatggtgaaaaatAATATGGCAGATAAAAGAGTTTGGGTCTTCTGCTTTTTCCTTCCCAAAAATGGCAAACCACACTCTCCTCCTCCACTTGTTTTCTTCTTTACTCCATTATTGACCTCTCATGCttcctctctttcttcttctttcacgtaagtttttttttttctggctCTTCCTcactttcttttttatatattcttcTTCATGTTTGTTTGTTTCTCTTGAAAAAAATTCCTGGAATTGTTCTTTAACGGAAAATGTATTGTTGCTTATGAGTATCACTTAGCTTTCTGGGATGTTTGTTTGTGTTGAGCTTTAAGGTAGTCCATGGAATGAACTCTTGTACTAAAATGAGGGTCTGGAATTTCTGTTTTGTTGGTTAGGAAGTGAAGGAAGATAGTGAAAAAGGGTTTTGAGTTTTGtgatttcttttctattttttgtttGTAGAACGTTTTAAGCTTCTGTGTTCTGTTTTCCTCTGCACGTAAATGGAATATTGGGTGAATTTTTTATCtaaaattttgttaacttttattccatttttgtaatcactgactttttttttttgcctaagTAGTCTGCAATCTACATTTGTGTTTTTCTTGGTAATCATTTACTAGAAATCTTCTACTAATTTCTTGCTAGTAGTAGTAACTACTTGTggtgtgtgtgtgtatatatataactcatagaTACTTTTATAGGTATTAACTCTTTGTAATTGAATACAATGTTCAGGTTAAGAGTAATGTTGTTGTTTGATTTTGATATTCAACCCTCAAATTTGTAATGATGGAAAGTTTGGATGGACCTGAGTTAGCTGTTATAAGAAAGAGAAGGAGTAACGCATCACGAAGGCCTCGGGTTGATTCACATTCACTTCTAGAAAACTTCAATCTTTTGACATTGTCAGCAGAGGTTTATAGCAATGGAGACAATATTAAAAATCAAGATATTGGGGATAATAGAGTAGCTGTTTCTGATGGATTGGGAAGAGAAAACAAGCTGAAGAAGTTGAAACTCAAAGTGGGTGGTGTTACTCATACAATCCATACCAAGTCCACAGATGACTTCTCCTATGGTGATAGCACCATTTTCAGAAACTCTTCTTGCTCTGTGACTGCCTTCACGACTCGGGAGAAGCCGCTTCCTCAGGTAACATGCTCTAATATTTTAAATCAGGCAATTACTGGCAGGTCTCATTCCACACAAAAGCTTTATTTTAGAATGTAACTGGTCAAATTATCAAGGCCTAGTGTAGTGATTTTATTTTGCAGAAGCACTTAGCTTTTCTGGTCTATGGTTGATTTTTCTGAAAGTTCACTCTAGGATATATTAATCAGTTTCTCACATTCGTGGATTGTGCATTGATTTTAATTGTGATGATAGTTTTTGGTATAAATAGCTATATAAATATTACTAATGATGCAGGATGACAAAAATGGAAATCATTCCTGTTCTTCAGATAAAAAGAGAGGTTTTGGAGTTAGATGGAAGGATATGTCAAAAAATGATTTTAGCTCGCAAAAGGGGCATGGTTCAAGGGGAATTCCTGCTCACCATGAACCTATTCGTAAGAGCAATCGGGTTCCTAAGAGACGAGCCTTGGATGCTAGATTGgatgaggatgatgatgatgaagatgaagaaattCGTTACCTTGAGAGGCTTAGGGCCTCTAAAAACTCTGGTGGCAATGAAAATGGGAAGGATTACAGAAGCCACCAAGAACACGTGGTTTTGAAGCTTCCAAAAAGTCGTTTGATGGTAGATGGGTTGTATAATGATGCTGTTGGAGATTATGTTTTGCCAAAGCTGGGAAGTAGAAAGAAGTCAAGACCGGAGAAAGAATTCGAGGATATAGACTACATGGCCGAAGAAGAAGTGATATCTGATGAGGAACCTGGATCTGCTGGGAAGAATTTAAAAAAGGAGTGTCCTAGTCCTTATGTGCAAGAATGGAAGGAATCAATCCCAACTACACGAACTAGAGCCATGCAGCAAGGCCAAGAGGTTTTAAATGGGTTGTCAGCGAGTTCTATTGACGTTTCAAATTACTTAGTTTCTTCCAAATCTAGAAGTAAGTGTTTTCTTTTCCTCTTTGTTGATTTTTCTTGTGTGTGTATAGCCCCCTGGTACGTATGCATGTGTAGTATCTAATTATCTCTTTATCACCCTATTTTTTGGCTGATTACAGGAAAAAAGGATAAGCCCTCTGAACTGGAACAACAATTAAAGAAGGCTGAGGCTGCACAGAAACGTAGAATGCAGTCAGAGAAAGCGGCTCGGGAGGCTGAGGTTTGTATACCATGCTGCATTATTATGGTTAACATCTCTTTTCATGAGGTTTCTTGTCTTATGAAGCATTTTATACTCTTAGGCTGAGGCAATAAAAAAGATACTTGGCCAAGATTCTGGAAGaaggaaaagggaagagaaaATGAAGAAACATAGAGACGAGTGGTTACAGGTGATTGCAAATATAAGGAACATTCTTCTTTTGTGAAACCTTGCTATGATACATTGTTGACTATAAGTCTGTGTCTGTTGCTTCCTGCAGGGAAAAGCTGCCAATGCCCTCACACTTTCATCAAATACTGTTAGATGGGTTAATAATCCGAGTGGATCCATCGTTACATTCTCCGATGATATTGGCTTACCAAGTTTATTTAATCCAGTTCAGTGCAGGTAAACAAGGTTTTACTGTTCAACTGACAAGTAGTTCTAGCTTTATGTTAGAACTAGTTTAAATAAAACCTGTTATGCTTATGTGATGATTTATTTACTGGACATAATTTTCAGTTATCCTCCTCCAAGGGAAAGATGTGCAGGGCCAAATTGTACAAATACATACAAGTACCGAGATTCGAAATCTAATCTTCCTCTCTGCAGTCTCCAATGTTACAAGGCATTGCATAAGAAATTGCAGCCTCTTGTTACCTGCTGATGATCATTTGGTTCTCTAATTGTTCCCATATTAACTCTGCTAAGCATTTTTTTTGTACAATGCTCATCTCACCCCTTGAAAATTTGTAAATCCTGACACAACTCTAACATGATTAGTAGGATTTGGTTTGTATCGTACTGCCATATTTTACTGATTTTTTTTGAGATCTATTATCTGGAAATAATGTAGATATAAATTGCAAAATTTGATTTCTTACTCTGTAAGGCAATTTCATCCTCTCAAGTGAAGTTAGAGCAAGTTTGTTTGGTGggggaaaagaaaaataaagctaGAAAAAGAAACTATTAGAACAAGAATCTTTTTGCTAGATGTCATGTATAAATcaacatataatttaattaaaaagtatttTGATGATTTCATAACAATCTGTGAACAAATTTGAGTAAAATTGTGGAGaagaaaatactattttaataccTAATATTCCTTTGCTTTTTTCATTACTCACAAACCAAAACAGCGGTAACATCGCCCATGTCATATGAACAGttgaataatatattattattattacaatgtGTATTTTaagataataattataatatgttacaaattatataaaaaaaaaggttataATAGATGTCTTTCTTTTAACTATATAGTATCAGTTCAGAATTTAAGCTTTCCACGCTTGTAACAAAAATCATCCCTATGATCTTAAGAATCGTTCATGAAAAAGGCACCATGTCCACTAGCTTTCATGAACTTCTTCAACAAAAGAGCCACAATTGCAATGGTAAGTCCAACAGCAGCCCATGTGAACATTCGATCATCGGCTGGTTTCGGGACCCTGGTTGTTTCTCGCCTATGCATCACCTGATTACTTGTGTCATTCGGTGGAGCCACAAATGATGTTCTCATCTCTGCAGGTACAGGTACAGGTCCGGCATTGGCATCTGCATGTACTTCCTGGCGTTCTTCAATGGCCGTCTCCTCTTCTGATGCATCGGGTAGCCCCTCTGCAACAGGCACGCTACTCACAACATTCTGAGAACTCGCCTGAGCATCATCCTCTTTAGAAGGTTGTTCTTCAGGTGCCTGCGATGGGCTGGGTTGAGGAACAGGAGGTGCCTTACTTTGCATATATTCATGAATCTGATAAACATTGTGTTAGTTATAGCACTATTAAGAGTCAGAGAATATGAATGAAAACTAGAAATTTTGAGCTAAATCATGCAAGTGAAACAGTCTAACTTGCCTCATCAATTAATTTTTGACGTTCAGGGGTACCGAATTTGGGTGGTGTATCCCGAGATTTAACAGCCAGAGCACGCCTCTCTTCCTTCTTGTAGTCTAGTGAGCCCAATGCACCATTTGGGCTTGTGGGCATAAATGCAATCAGTGCAACTAAGGCAGTCCGCACTGCCAACAGGAACAGCATAATTAATAAGCAATGAACACTTAACTGTATATGCCTTAGAAGTATAAAATGACTTTAATTAAAATCACACACAAAAAATATTTTGCAAATTGACTTTCACGGTCAATCATTGTTAAAACAAGTTATTATACTAATTTCACTTTCTCGGCATTATGACAAACTCCTCTCTAAAATCAAAGACAGAAAACTTCTCACCTAATAATAATATGCAAGCTAAGAAgaaacatt is a genomic window of Cannabis sativa cultivar Pink pepper isolate KNU-18-1 chromosome 9, ASM2916894v1, whole genome shotgun sequence containing:
- the LOC115723063 gene encoding pectinesterase inhibitor 4, whose product is MEEQLKLKMKLKLNNGVRPPLFSNSFIIFLFFILFNSPTAFCVSRNNTLFGLYLTKSKTASSSSSVSTPPKQNPKLPSPSKSQQTFAVKPNPNQPTTTTDNDDPKSNDYIFSRSSSMPIPTQPPTTTPPEIKKICDNTDYPSLCVASLTPFLSGRGKAEPISLLGLAIKATTVHAKKALAMASKLAAAPGASKGDVMSLESCKEIYDDAISNLENANEAVGSRDIGTVNSMMSAVVTDSENCEDSFDGDSPLFKYDDKLRKMASNCLAIASLIN
- the LOC115722495 gene encoding uncharacterized protein LOC115722495; amino-acid sequence: MMESLDGPELAVIRKRRSNASRRPRVDSHSLLENFNLLTLSAEVYSNGDNIKNQDIGDNRVAVSDGLGRENKLKKLKLKVGGVTHTIHTKSTDDFSYGDSTIFRNSSCSVTAFTTREKPLPQDDKNGNHSCSSDKKRGFGVRWKDMSKNDFSSQKGHGSRGIPAHHEPIRKSNRVPKRRALDARLDEDDDDEDEEIRYLERLRASKNSGGNENGKDYRSHQEHVVLKLPKSRLMVDGLYNDAVGDYVLPKLGSRKKSRPEKEFEDIDYMAEEEVISDEEPGSAGKNLKKECPSPYVQEWKESIPTTRTRAMQQGQEVLNGLSASSIDVSNYLVSSKSRRKKDKPSELEQQLKKAEAAQKRRMQSEKAAREAEAEAIKKILGQDSGRRKREEKMKKHRDEWLQGKAANALTLSSNTVRWVNNPSGSIVTFSDDIGLPSLFNPVQCSYPPPRERCAGPNCTNTYKYRDSKSNLPLCSLQCYKALHKKLQPLVTC
- the LOC115722496 gene encoding ubiquitin-conjugating enzyme E2 32, coding for MAEDKYNLKNPAVKRILQEVKEMQSNPSDDFMSLPIEENIFEWQFAIRGPRDSEFEGGIYHGRIQLPAEYPFKPPSFMLLTPNGRFETQTKICLSISNHHPEHWQPSWSVRTALVALIAFMPTSPNGALGSLDYKKEERRALAVKSRDTPPKFGTPERQKLIDEIHEYMQSKAPPVPQPSPSQAPEEQPSKEDDAQASSQNVVSSVPVAEGLPDASEEETAIEERQEVHADANAGPVPVPAEMRTSFVAPPNDTSNQVMHRRETTRVPKPADDRMFTWAAVGLTIAIVALLLKKFMKASGHGAFFMNDS